The following are from one region of the Bacillota bacterium genome:
- a CDS encoding amino acid ABC transporter permease — MRDYRPEIRSVSLAPGDDRSITFYPAIRSHIFIWGIIPALLAGAAMTLLLTVIAVGDGIIIGTLVGIGRVIHNRILRTICGAYVDFFRGTPLLVQIFMIHFGLPPVLGRLLHRAEPVPLDPFLSAIVALSINSGAYVAEIVRAGIQSIDKGQMEAARSLGMTYGQAMRLVILPQAMKRIIPPLGNEFIAMLKDSSLVSIIGMEELVRKGQIIVTRSYRPEDTWFTVGLVFLFMTLPFTRLVAYLERRLRTGDQA; from the coding sequence ATGAGGGATTACAGGCCTGAGATACGCTCAGTAAGCCTGGCTCCCGGGGATGATAGATCTATAACATTCTACCCTGCCATTCGTTCTCACATCTTTATCTGGGGAATCATACCGGCCCTGCTGGCAGGGGCAGCCATGACCTTGCTGCTCACTGTAATAGCCGTGGGCGATGGAATCATAATTGGAACACTTGTGGGCATAGGCCGGGTAATTCATAACCGGATTTTGAGGACGATCTGTGGTGCCTACGTCGATTTCTTCCGCGGTACCCCACTCCTCGTCCAGATATTCATGATACATTTCGGCCTGCCGCCCGTCCTCGGGCGCCTGCTGCATCGAGCCGAGCCTGTGCCGCTGGACCCGTTTCTTTCTGCGATAGTCGCCCTCAGTATCAACAGCGGCGCCTATGTTGCGGAGATAGTTAGGGCGGGGATCCAGTCCATAGATAAGGGCCAGATGGAGGCGGCTCGCTCCCTCGGCATGACCTATGGACAGGCGATGCGCCTCGTGATATTGCCGCAGGCCATGAAGAGGATCATACCGCCTCTCGGAAACGAGTTCATCGCCATGCTTAAAGACTCGTCACTGGTGTCCATAATCGGGATGGAGGAGCTCGTGAGAAAGGGCCAGATCATTGTCACCAGATCTTACAGGCCCGAGGACACATGGTTTACTGTGGGATTGGTGTTCCTGTTCATGACCCTCCCCTTCACCCGGCTGGTTGCCTATTTGGAGAGGAGATTGAGAACCGGTGATCAGGCTTGA
- the serS gene encoding serine--tRNA ligase, with protein sequence MLDIKLIRSNPDIVRDALRKRGEDAPLDELLQVDEERRGTLYEVEQLKRRRNEVSEEIAQMKRNGRDASALIVEMREVSDKIKAMDERVRALDDRIIELLLAIPNIPHESVPVGKDETENIEVRRWGKPREFDFEPRAHWDIGTGLDILDFERARKITGSRFTVFKGAGARLVRALISFMIDLHTREHGYTEVYPPFLVNRDSMVGTGQLPKFAADMFHCEGTDFYLVPTAEVPVTNLYRGEILDAGQLPIYHVAYTACFRAEAGAAGRDTRGLIRQHEFDKVELVKFVRPETSYEELEKLVADAEDVLRRLGLPYRVVMMCTGDVGFAAAKKYDPEVWMPSYGRYVEISSCSNFEAFQARRADIKYRPEPGARPEYVHTLNGSGLAVGRTLAAILENYQEKDGSIVIPEALRPYMGGLERIER encoded by the coding sequence ATGCTGGATATCAAGCTTATAAGGTCAAACCCTGATATAGTAAGGGATGCACTGCGCAAGAGGGGAGAGGATGCCCCCCTCGATGAGCTGTTGCAAGTCGACGAGGAGCGCCGGGGGACACTCTATGAGGTCGAGCAGCTAAAGCGCCGGCGAAACGAGGTCTCCGAGGAGATCGCGCAGATGAAAAGGAATGGGCGGGACGCCTCCGCGCTGATCGTCGAGATGCGGGAGGTTTCAGATAAGATCAAGGCCATGGATGAAAGGGTTAGAGCCCTGGACGACAGGATCATAGAGCTCTTGCTGGCAATCCCCAATATCCCGCACGAGAGCGTGCCGGTGGGTAAGGATGAGACCGAGAATATCGAGGTGAGGCGCTGGGGTAAGCCACGGGAGTTCGATTTCGAGCCCAGGGCCCACTGGGATATCGGGACCGGCCTGGATATCCTCGATTTCGAGCGGGCGCGAAAGATAACAGGGTCGAGGTTCACGGTCTTCAAGGGGGCAGGTGCGAGGCTCGTGAGGGCACTGATCAGCTTCATGATAGACCTTCATACCCGGGAGCACGGCTACACAGAGGTCTATCCGCCCTTCCTCGTCAACAGGGACAGCATGGTTGGCACGGGCCAGCTCCCGAAATTCGCTGCGGACATGTTCCACTGCGAGGGCACAGATTTCTACCTTGTACCCACCGCGGAGGTGCCCGTCACAAACCTCTACAGGGGCGAGATCCTGGATGCCGGCCAGCTCCCGATCTACCATGTTGCCTACACTGCGTGCTTCAGGGCGGAGGCTGGAGCCGCGGGCAGGGATACGCGGGGCCTCATCAGGCAGCACGAGTTTGACAAGGTAGAGCTGGTGAAGTTCGTCAGGCCCGAGACGTCTTACGAGGAGCTCGAGAAGCTCGTGGCGGATGCGGAGGACGTGCTGAGACGCCTCGGGCTGCCGTATCGGGTCGTTATGATGTGCACCGGGGACGTGGGGTTCGCGGCAGCCAAGAAGTACGATCCGGAGGTGTGGATGCCCAGCTACGGCAGGTATGTGGAGATCTCGTCGTGCAGCAATTTCGAGGCGTTTCAGGCGAGGCGGGCGGATATAAAGTACCGGCCTGAGCCTGGAGCAAGGCCGGAATACGTCCACACCCTGAACGGCTCGGGGCTTGCTGTGGGGAGGACGCTTGCAGCCATTCTCGAGAACTACCAGGAGAAGGATGGGAGCATCGTGATCCCGGAGGCCCTGCGGCCCTACATGGGAGGGCTGGAGCGTATAGAGCGCTAA
- a CDS encoding Crp/Fnr family transcriptional regulator, giving the protein MKKPANPQKVDKMDTMDNAKFLSQISLFLNLPYEEVARAAAIIQERVYRKGSPIFFEGDPGEAMFIIKEGAVKVYRLSIDGKEKTLAIISRGGCFGEMSLLDGLPRSAAAQALEDSKLLILPREDFLKLLTSNPQIALKIIRVLTARLREADQQIEYLAFGDARGRVASILLDLFQKHAKLGPDGYTIDIRLTHQELANLSGVTRETASRILSEFEEDGLIRIQGRNILISSEKGLRCLISF; this is encoded by the coding sequence ATGAAGAAGCCGGCGAATCCACAAAAGGTGGATAAGATGGATACGATGGACAATGCCAAATTCCTGAGCCAGATTTCCCTTTTTTTAAACCTACCTTACGAGGAAGTGGCCCGGGCCGCCGCGATAATCCAGGAACGAGTTTATAGGAAGGGGAGCCCCATATTTTTTGAAGGGGATCCGGGCGAGGCGATGTTCATAATAAAGGAAGGTGCTGTCAAGGTATATAGACTCTCCATTGATGGGAAGGAGAAAACTTTGGCGATAATCTCCAGAGGGGGTTGCTTCGGCGAAATGTCCCTTCTCGACGGGCTTCCCCGTTCTGCCGCTGCGCAGGCGCTCGAAGATTCAAAGCTTCTCATTCTACCTAGGGAGGATTTCCTTAAGCTCCTTACGTCAAACCCGCAGATCGCCCTGAAGATCATCCGAGTCCTGACAGCGCGTCTTCGCGAGGCGGACCAGCAAATTGAATATCTCGCTTTCGGGGATGCAAGGGGCAGGGTGGCGTCCATCCTTCTCGACCTCTTTCAGAAACATGCGAAGCTCGGGCCCGATGGGTACACGATTGATATCAGGCTTACGCATCAGGAACTTGCCAATCTCTCCGGAGTTACTAGGGAAACAGCAAGCCGTATCTTATCGGAATTTGAAGAAGATGGTTTAATCCGGATCCAAGGAAGGAACATCCTCATCTCAAGCGAGAAGGGTCTTCGTTGCTTGATCTCTTTCTGA
- a CDS encoding basic amino acid ABC transporter substrate-binding protein, translating into MGMRVFKLVAVALLVLLVAGTGYAKPVLKVGTDPTYEPFENKDDKGNFYGFDIDLMKMIGEELDMEIQFQAVSWDGIIPGLQNGNYDCLISAMTITKERQAMINFSDPYFRAGQLILVRKSNTTIKSEKDLAGKAVAVQNGTTADLEVSKIKATRVKRFGTNPEAILELKNGGADAAVMDDFVARRAAQRNPDLKLVSDEPFTAEYYGIGVRKGNDKLLEMINKALATLKKNGKLDALYDSYFGKGK; encoded by the coding sequence ATGGGGATGAGAGTCTTTAAACTGGTGGCCGTGGCGTTGTTGGTGTTGCTGGTGGCCGGGACAGGCTATGCAAAACCAGTCCTCAAGGTGGGGACCGACCCGACCTATGAGCCTTTTGAAAACAAGGATGACAAGGGGAATTTCTACGGTTTTGATATCGATCTAATGAAAATGATAGGCGAGGAGCTGGACATGGAGATCCAGTTCCAGGCGGTATCGTGGGATGGTATAATCCCCGGCCTGCAGAACGGGAATTATGATTGCCTGATATCCGCAATGACCATCACTAAAGAAAGGCAGGCCATGATCAATTTCTCCGATCCTTACTTCAGGGCCGGCCAGCTCATCTTGGTGAGAAAATCAAATACCACCATCAAGAGCGAGAAGGACCTGGCCGGGAAGGCCGTAGCTGTCCAAAATGGGACCACCGCTGACCTGGAGGTCTCAAAGATCAAGGCGACCAGGGTGAAGCGGTTTGGAACAAACCCCGAGGCTATCCTGGAGCTCAAGAATGGTGGAGCGGATGCCGCGGTCATGGATGACTTCGTTGCCCGGCGCGCTGCCCAGAGGAACCCGGATTTGAAGCTTGTCAGCGATGAGCCCTTCACCGCTGAGTATTACGGGATAGGTGTCAGGAAGGGCAATGACAAGCTCCTGGAGATGATCAACAAAGCCCTGGCCACGCTTAAGAAGAACGGAAAGCTCGATGCACTTTATGATAGTTACTTCGGCAAGGGTAAATGA
- a CDS encoding amino acid ABC transporter ATP-binding protein → MIRLENIHKRFGHLHVLRGISASVDQGEVVCVIGPSGSGKSTLLRCINLLERPSAGQIFIGGREITDHLINVNEVRRDIGMVFQHFHLFPHRKVIDNIAMAPIHVRKLPREEAYDKAMALLERVGLTSKAHAYPEQLSGGQQQRVAIARALAMEPKVMLFDEPTSALDPEMIQEVLDVMKNLATEGMTMIVVTHEMGFAREVGDRVIFMDDGVIVEEGRPAEIFSNPKNERTKSFLSKIL, encoded by the coding sequence GTGATCAGGCTTGAGAATATCCACAAGAGATTCGGCCATCTTCACGTGCTCCGGGGCATTTCAGCCAGCGTAGACCAGGGTGAGGTTGTATGCGTGATCGGGCCGAGCGGTTCAGGTAAATCCACCCTCCTGAGGTGTATAAACCTCCTCGAGAGGCCGAGCGCCGGGCAGATATTCATAGGTGGCCGGGAGATAACCGACCACTTGATCAATGTCAACGAGGTGCGACGGGACATAGGAATGGTATTCCAACATTTTCACCTTTTCCCTCACAGGAAGGTCATAGATAACATCGCGATGGCCCCTATTCACGTGCGCAAGCTGCCGAGAGAGGAGGCTTATGATAAGGCCATGGCCCTCCTCGAGCGGGTGGGCCTTACCTCCAAGGCGCATGCCTACCCCGAGCAGCTATCCGGCGGGCAGCAGCAGCGCGTCGCCATCGCAAGGGCCCTGGCTATGGAGCCCAAGGTCATGCTGTTTGACGAGCCGACTTCCGCCCTCGATCCCGAAATGATCCAGGAGGTTCTCGATGTTATGAAGAACCTGGCCACAGAGGGCATGACGATGATCGTGGTCACGCACGAGATGGGCTTTGCCAGGGAAGTCGGTGACCGGGTGATCTTCATGGATGATGGCGTCATCGTGGAAGAGGGCCGCCCCGCGGAGATATTCTCGAATCCGAAGAATGAGCGGACGAAGTCATTTCTAAGCAAGATCCTCTAA
- a CDS encoding pyruvate ferredoxin oxidoreductase (catalyzes the formation of acetyl-CoA from pyruvate and coenzyme A) yields the protein MANLRELSRKDELLTGGHRACAGCGAPVAVRQVLKAVDTPVVVGCATGCLEVTTTIYPYSAWNVPFIHSAFENVAATVSGIEAAYRSLKRQGRIQRDIQFVAFGGDGGTYDIGFQALSGAMERGHDMVYICYDNQAYMNTGIQRSSATPRGAATTTSPAGRVATGGKSQYRKDLTAVMAAHDIPYVAQTTISHWNDLITKVRKAFAVEGPAFVNILAPCRLGWQIDSADSIEICRKAVDTCFWPLYEVENGVWKITVKPKEKKPITEWLRPQGRFRHLFKPGNEKIIEEIQADVDRRWEMLQKRCEVGGAGMMPRE from the coding sequence ATGGCCAATTTGAGGGAGTTATCTCGCAAGGATGAGCTGCTCACCGGCGGGCACAGGGCCTGTGCTGGGTGCGGGGCGCCGGTGGCCGTGAGGCAGGTTTTAAAGGCTGTGGACACGCCCGTGGTAGTAGGATGCGCCACAGGCTGCCTGGAGGTGACCACGACCATCTACCCGTATTCGGCCTGGAATGTCCCGTTTATCCATAGCGCCTTCGAGAATGTTGCTGCGACGGTGAGCGGCATTGAGGCGGCTTACAGGTCTCTGAAGCGTCAGGGCAGGATCCAGAGGGATATTCAGTTTGTAGCCTTTGGGGGAGACGGCGGCACCTATGATATTGGTTTTCAGGCGTTATCTGGAGCTATGGAGCGCGGCCACGATATGGTATATATTTGTTATGACAATCAAGCATATATGAACACAGGGATCCAGCGGTCTAGCGCCACGCCCAGGGGGGCGGCGACCACTACGAGCCCTGCCGGGAGGGTGGCTACGGGAGGCAAGAGTCAGTATCGCAAGGATCTTACAGCTGTGATGGCGGCCCACGATATTCCATATGTGGCTCAGACCACGATCAGCCACTGGAACGATCTCATAACCAAGGTTAGGAAGGCTTTTGCTGTAGAGGGGCCGGCCTTTGTGAATATCCTGGCCCCGTGCCGGCTCGGATGGCAGATCGATTCCGCTGATAGCATCGAGATATGCAGGAAGGCGGTGGATACCTGCTTCTGGCCGCTCTACGAGGTAGAAAACGGGGTGTGGAAGATAACCGTGAAGCCAAAGGAGAAAAAGCCCATTACGGAGTGGCTGAGGCCCCAGGGTAGGTTCCGCCACCTATTCAAGCCCGGAAATGAGAAGATCATAGAGGAGATCCAGGCCGACGTGGACCGCAGGTGGGAGATGCTTCAAAAGAGGTGTGAGGTGGGCGGGGCGGGTATGATGCCTCGTGAATAG
- a CDS encoding adenylate/guanylate cyclase domain-containing protein — protein sequence MNASRLKTGLISSLFIILLFLGGLFEPLELMSYDARVRLSRALSFPYIFPFTRMAPDREGDSLQAKEKDSPVVLITIDNASLERLGQWPWPRSTHAKLVNVLSRAGARVIGFDIIFSEPDSKNVKGDEMLASASGAAGNVVYAGSFSTKFIIPGSRLFQGEGGIFPVSPLHEAAAAVGHIVALPDGDGVLRRLPVAVRGQQGLYFCFPLELARIYLGISGDSMRLIPGRYLEMRDLEPDGGSRLDQPPGFDELESNWDHRPRARVRIRGRRIRVPLDPTSNMLINYGYKNYGYKAGGYRTFPYYQVLAGQVPAREFDGKAVIIGVEAQGLRDFYPTPLSTRGEVTPGLRINALALETILSGDFIRRVNPFVTVMIIVVGGLAAAGSTLLARLFILIALAVISGFLAFARYGLWFDMAAPIAAMLASYVVNLIQALAAEERKRNEVRRTFERYVTPEAVREILATPGGYALGGSRRAVTILFADIRGFTAFAEDRDPEEIVGILNRYLSAMGEAVLREGGALDKFTGDGVMAVFGAPVVMKDHAFRAVKAALAILDNVERLGYGLQVGIGMATGEAVVGNIGTGRRMDYTAIGSVVNLASRLEELAGPRQILVDGATYSMIKGHESHAGRGDPGYMFITWESLGHIALRGRTKPLEVWRITGRDGSRPALGRSLYVEEKKEEGKREKEGEEKEEEKKEEGEKGYKGEGKCNIVFHCQRFVWYSSPAPLFSYRYIMPARPQGTLA from the coding sequence ATGAATGCTTCGAGACTGAAAACAGGGCTCATATCCTCCCTGTTCATAATCCTCCTCTTCCTTGGGGGTTTGTTTGAGCCGCTGGAGCTCATGTCGTATGACGCGAGGGTTCGCCTCTCGCGAGCCCTTTCCTTCCCCTATATTTTTCCGTTCACCAGAATGGCCCCAGATAGAGAAGGAGATTCCCTCCAGGCAAAGGAAAAGGATTCCCCCGTAGTGCTGATAACGATCGATAACGCATCCCTTGAGAGGCTGGGCCAGTGGCCATGGCCTCGTTCGACCCACGCGAAGCTCGTCAATGTTCTTTCTCGGGCGGGCGCAAGGGTTATAGGTTTTGACATAATCTTTTCCGAGCCGGATTCGAAGAATGTAAAGGGGGATGAGATGCTTGCCAGCGCGAGCGGCGCCGCAGGCAATGTTGTATATGCAGGGTCCTTCTCGACCAAGTTTATCATCCCCGGGTCGAGGCTCTTCCAGGGTGAGGGTGGGATCTTCCCTGTAAGCCCGCTCCACGAGGCTGCTGCCGCGGTAGGACATATAGTTGCGCTCCCGGATGGGGATGGGGTGCTCCGGAGGTTGCCGGTCGCGGTGAGGGGACAGCAGGGTCTTTATTTTTGCTTCCCTCTGGAGCTGGCCAGGATTTACCTGGGTATTAGCGGCGATTCGATGAGGCTTATCCCGGGGCGCTACCTTGAGATGCGGGACCTTGAGCCGGATGGCGGCTCGCGATTGGACCAGCCTCCCGGCTTTGATGAATTGGAATCGAACTGGGACCATCGCCCCCGGGCCCGGGTCCGGATCCGGGGCCGTCGCATCCGGGTGCCGCTGGACCCGACCAGCAACATGCTCATAAACTATGGCTACAAGAATTATGGCTACAAGGCGGGGGGCTACCGGACCTTCCCTTATTACCAGGTGCTCGCGGGCCAGGTGCCGGCAAGGGAGTTTGATGGGAAGGCCGTCATCATAGGTGTAGAGGCGCAGGGCCTGCGGGATTTCTATCCAACACCCCTCTCGACCCGTGGTGAGGTGACTCCGGGGCTCCGCATAAACGCCCTGGCTCTCGAGACTATCCTGTCCGGGGATTTTATTAGAAGGGTGAATCCATTCGTTACGGTGATGATAATCGTGGTGGGGGGCCTGGCAGCCGCCGGCTCCACCTTGCTCGCCAGGCTCTTCATTTTAATTGCGCTTGCAGTCATCTCTGGATTCCTCGCCTTTGCGCGGTACGGCCTCTGGTTCGATATGGCGGCGCCCATTGCGGCCATGCTGGCCTCCTATGTTGTAAACCTGATCCAGGCGCTGGCCGCGGAGGAGAGGAAGCGCAATGAGGTGAGGAGGACTTTTGAAAGATACGTAACCCCGGAAGCTGTCCGGGAGATCCTGGCCACCCCGGGAGGATATGCGCTTGGCGGGTCGCGCAGGGCGGTAACCATTCTTTTCGCCGATATAAGAGGCTTTACGGCGTTTGCCGAAGATAGAGACCCCGAAGAGATCGTAGGCATCCTAAATCGATACCTCAGCGCGATGGGGGAGGCCGTGCTGCGTGAGGGCGGGGCCCTGGATAAGTTCACAGGCGATGGGGTGATGGCAGTCTTCGGCGCGCCGGTAGTGATGAAAGACCATGCCTTCCGGGCAGTGAAGGCCGCGCTCGCGATCCTGGATAACGTGGAAAGGCTCGGGTATGGTCTCCAGGTCGGGATCGGCATGGCTACCGGCGAGGCCGTGGTGGGGAACATAGGGACCGGAAGGCGCATGGACTACACGGCTATCGGGAGCGTGGTGAACCTGGCAAGCCGGCTTGAAGAGCTGGCAGGGCCCCGACAAATCCTTGTGGACGGAGCGACATATTCTATGATAAAGGGCCATGAGAGCCACGCGGGAAGAGGAGATCCCGGCTACATGTTCATAACATGGGAGAGTCTCGGGCATATAGCGTTGAGGGGCCGGACCAAGCCCCTGGAGGTATGGAGAATCACAGGTAGAGATGGCTCGAGACCAGCTTTAGGAAGATCCCTATATGTGGAAGAAAAGAAAGAAGAGGGAAAAAGGGAAAAAGAAGGAGAAGAAAAAGAGGAAGAGAAAAAAGAAGAAGGGGAAAAAGGATATAAAGGTGAGGGAAAATGCAATATCGTGTTTCATTGTCAGCGCTTTGTTTGGTACTCGTCTCCAGCACCCTTATTCTCTTATCGTTACATAATGCCAGCCCGGCCTCAGGGCACCCTAGCTTGA
- a CDS encoding FecR domain-containing protein, which translates to MEVSFSQEKLWHMVGSGFSLRQGDRVRTGKNSWAVIKLLCGSAPRGWIRLEPETEFLFAATSFTASQVAFESHESYKSQVTLRMRLLLGRIYIKILRPFAPTLSPAIEFEVVTDAATVGVRGTLFSVCVSPSGITGVSVREGLVEVAAQGKSIFLKPGQATIVRPGMPPELPGLMSPEERKQWQGPEKWLEEIEDECATIEGEIEWPVLFPGGKPNENGNPQDGNAGLEAGKGVEQSQSKEGIKEQANKVNGQINKVGDKDLMSKMGAETP; encoded by the coding sequence GTGGAAGTATCCTTTTCGCAGGAGAAGCTCTGGCACATGGTCGGAAGTGGATTTTCGCTGAGACAGGGTGACAGGGTGCGCACAGGGAAAAATTCGTGGGCTGTGATCAAACTGTTGTGCGGGTCGGCACCGAGAGGCTGGATCAGGCTTGAGCCCGAGACGGAGTTTCTCTTTGCAGCAACCTCCTTCACGGCATCGCAAGTTGCCTTCGAATCGCACGAATCCTACAAATCGCAGGTCACTCTCAGGATGAGACTGCTTCTTGGGAGGATATATATAAAAATTCTTCGACCATTCGCGCCTACCCTCAGCCCAGCCATTGAATTCGAAGTAGTTACTGATGCGGCCACAGTTGGAGTGAGGGGGACGCTGTTTTCAGTTTGCGTATCGCCTTCAGGGATAACGGGTGTCTCCGTGCGGGAAGGGTTAGTCGAGGTAGCCGCTCAAGGTAAATCTATTTTTCTCAAGCCTGGGCAGGCAACTATAGTCCGTCCAGGAATGCCACCCGAGTTGCCCGGCCTCATGTCTCCTGAGGAGAGAAAACAGTGGCAGGGCCCTGAGAAATGGTTGGAGGAGATCGAAGATGAGTGTGCCACAATCGAAGGCGAGATTGAATGGCCTGTTCTGTTTCCGGGCGGTAAGCCCAACGAAAATGGGAATCCTCAGGATGGGAACGCGGGCCTTGAAGCTGGTAAAGGAGTGGAACAGAGTCAGAGTAAAGAAGGGATTAAAGAACAAGCAAATAAGGTAAATGGCCAAATAAATAAGGTTGGGGATAAGGATTTGATGTCAAAGATGGGAGCAGAAACTCCATGA